A region of the Gopherus flavomarginatus isolate rGopFla2 chromosome 3, rGopFla2.mat.asm, whole genome shotgun sequence genome:
TGTCTTGCCATAATGTGTTTTGTCCTCCTGCCCCATTTCATTCTTGATTCACCTCCCAATCCTCACTTTTTGGTGCTTACTTTTTTCTCCTCCTATTCTCAGGTTTGCAGCACTCTAAGAGTGGCACTTCTTATTTGCCAAGTGTCTTCATCTCTTCCAAAATCTTTCTTAAAATCTGCTTCTTCCAGGATTTTTAACTATCTTATCCCTTTTACCAATAATCTCCTCACTTCCTTCATTTGCCTGAATTCTTGTTCTCTGTCTTCTCTAGTTCATCCTGTTTTTTGTGGATTGTAAGTACTTTTGTAGCAGGAAATGTGTTTAAACCTGGATTTGTATATAATGCATATGTAAcccattggtgtgtgtgtgtgtttcaggtccctttctatgggtatggctacacttacagttttgcagcgctggtagttacagctgtgtttgtacagctctgtagggccagcgctgcagtgtggccacactgacagctaccagcgctgcagtgtggccaaattcacagcacttgcagcgctttTGGGAGTGGtgtattgtgggcagctatcccacagagcacctcgtcccattttggcactgtggcttgtgggaaggggaaggaagtgtgggggtctttccgcttcctgttccaacgccccatggtgctttgctacacattccgagcagtttggcagcactgtgattctgcagcgcgatttctgagatttttgttataaatggagcctgagctgctgaggaccttgctgatgaatgttgccagcacatcacgcatggcagtggagctattccttcagctgcaaagtgacagtgaggagtcagacgatgatattgaaacgcctgacgctgaagacactcaattgcttgtggcagtaacagacgtgctcagcaccgtggaacggcgcctttgggctcgggaaaccagcactcagtggtgggatcacatcgtcctgcaatcctgggatgacgagcagtggctgcagaactttcggatgagaaaagccactttcatgtcactgtgtgctgaactcgcccctaccctgcggcgcagggacacgagattgagagctgccctgccagtggagaagcgggtggctattgcaatctggaagctggcaactccagacagctaccgatcggtggcgaaccagtttggagtgggaaagtccactgttggaatggtgctgatgcaagtttgcacagccattaatcgcaccctgctaagaagaactgtgactcttgggaaccgtgcaggacattgtggatggctttgcagaaatggggttccctaactgtggaggggcaatagatgggatgcatattcctattctgtcaccaccctacctggcatcagagtaggttaatcacaaggggtatttctccgtggttctgcaagcgcttgtggatcaccgtgggcgtttcactgacatttactcaggatggcctggaaaggtgcacgatgcacgcatctttcggaacagtggcctgttcaggaggctgagggccgggacttttttcccagaccgcatgatcacagtaggggacgtcgaaatgcccactgtgatccttggagaccccgcttaccccttaatgccatgactcatgaaaccgtatacagggaagcttgacgggagcaaggaccggttcaactacaggctgagccggtgcagaatgactgtggagtgtgcttttggccatttgaaagcccgctggaggtgtctttatgggaagctagatttgggggaaagcagcatctccgctgttatatccgcgtgctgtgccctccataatatttgtgaagggaagggtgaaagattcagtgaggaatggacctccgaggttcaacgcctagaggatgaatttgcacagccagagagcagggctactaaggaggcccaggaaagggcttcaaggattagggatgctttaagggagcaatttgatgctgagagccaacagtaatgtttggtgcctttgctgtgctttgttctaccttggggtacaatatttaccacttcctgcaataataaaacgtattgtaaaagccataaaatcctttattcaaagtacagtacataaaaggccaggggggttagggtggtggactgtacattcagaggtttgaatatgtcctgtctggattactgttcaatgtctgctgcacttcaggattactatgctgcagggtaatgggggtggagtgcacagggtaagaattatagttatcagggctggtaggtgatcgtacaggtgttgggggcagctggcggtaataagaaactggctgctggagaaaggtgttttgtgcaaatactggggaacaagaaagagagctttgggagggctgtgggttaccacggtacatatctgcctgcatggctatgagagactcgaaagactcagtttggcgagccaggaggcttatcatctgctttgaggtttttttgatagccaattcctttctcctgctttctgtttgcctccagtcatacattttctctctccattcatacattttctctctctattcctgtgtcttcctactttctctgttgtagtgattcataactgctttgatcaattcttcttttgattttctgggatttcttctcaagatctgcaagcgacgtgaggccggtgatctggctgcattagtcaaggtcactagaaaaaacaaagatagaaccatgtaatacacagaggctacattgtttattatcacacagtgaaggagtttttagactttttgtagcatccttcccacatacctcacataacacagagaggccagggaagctaagtcatgggtagttaaacactggaatagattgcctagggaagttgtggaatctccatctctggagatatttaagagtaggttagatagctgtctattagggatggtctagacagtatttggtcctgccatgagggcaggggactggactcgatgacctctcgaggtcccttccagtcctagagtctatggcgagcaatggggtaagtgtttctgccccgagtgcacctgggagggggaattgaccgatgggtcactggggtttatctgcactgggtacaggaggtagctggtggcctgcacaagggacagtagtgaacaggaaggtagcgagctgctggcgggggggggggtccatgTTAATGCCGgtctgctggtgagggggggggggaaacgcacagctgtgctggctgcctactgggaagggtgggggaagaccggagcgcaccgcggggctggatgcctgctgggaagggggaggggagactggagcgcaccgcggggctggctgcctgctgggagggaggggggagaccggagtgcaccgcggggctagctacatgctgggaagggggtggggagaccggaacgcaccgcggggctggggggggaccgcaaacctggcaccctgcactcaagtatccctaaattctcaacagggtttcctactgccagatatatcactgctgcgtgttacctgggaagagagggagggtcttctacagcaatctggattccgccctggcccctatgcagcttgcctgtgtgcagccatggttcccccacccctcgctgcacagtggatcggacgagttagcctgaccgggacaaggaccacggtggctctcccgataaacttgagaaagcacattgcgcacgctctggctgcaacttttcaagagattaccgaggcagattacagagatgtgatagagcatatcaatgggctattccacgtttaggcatgcatgcaggcagccataacccaaaccctcctctcccaaaacataaaaatctgcttaccccaagcacactcctcagtttcttcctcaccagcaacttcctgctgctgtgactggctagcctcctcctggcttgagaagagctcttggctgcatgcctcctgggactccgaggtgtctccctccatgccagtagcctcactgtcggcttcctctacaccatcccccacttctccctgctctgaactctccatcgtggtcctcggattggcagtggggtcacacccaagtatggcatccagctccttgtaaaaacggcaggttgtgggggcagctcctgagcggcgatttccctcacgggctttgcagtaagcactcctcagctcttttattttgaccctgcactgcaacgcgtcccgttcatggccccttctcagcaaggactgcgatatctgcccataggtatcataatttctccttctggagcgcagctgtgcttgcacagcctcctcactccaaacactgatgaggtcctgcagctctgaattgttccatgctggggctcgtttggggcgtggaggcatggtcgctgattgattgaatgattgattgcactccacacctggctgagcaaacaggaaggggatttttaaaattcccggggcatttaaaggaggggtcagctgagcccagggcagtggagtgtgcatgattatcagagaggcttctaaggtatgctgggatacctccttataccacggaggtcaataaaagcgctggtgggtgtccacacttgctgaccagtgctggatcaccagcgctggaatccctacacccgaggctcgactgggtgtacagccagcgctgcaaccagggagttgcagcgctggccgtgctttgcaagtgtggccacatcctaagttgcagcgctgtaaccccctcaccagcgctgcaactctgtagtgtagccaagccctcagttagATCCGCAAAGAATACAGTTTTGTTATAGCCACAGTGAAAGAGTTTCAGTTCAAGCAGTAGTATCtgatgcttttagctctggaggcccCCGGTTCTGTTCCCAATGGATGGCAGCTACCATACATACATTTACAGCATTCCATACGTGATTATTATCAGTGATCGTCTGATTTGTATGGTGTGGAAGGGGGAATTTGTTCATCTGAGATTGACTCTTATTCAAGTGCTACAAAAAGTAAACTCCATTGTTGATgactgtttttctgtttttgcGCTCTCTCCTTTGGGTGGAGTCCTCCCCTTGGGGTTCACCTCAAGATCTAACCCAGATGAGGGCTAGAGGTGAACTTTACCTTTTGACTGAATCCTGTCCATCAATAATTGTCCTAATAGTATTCCCCTCCAGTTCTCCTCAGAGGGTCCCTTCTCAAGGTATGGACACAGACTCCTTTTCTGAGCAGCAGGGGCTACATCTGCT
Encoded here:
- the LOC127047554 gene encoding zinc finger and SCAN domain-containing protein 20-like, with protein sequence MHTPLPWAQLTPPLNAPGILKIPFLFAQPGVECNQSFNQSATMPPRPKRAPAWNNSELQDLISVWSEEAVQAQLRSRRRNYDTYGQISQSLLRRGHERDALQCRVKIKELRSAYCKAREGNRRSGAAPTTCRFYKELDAILGCDPTANPRTTMESSEQGEVGDGVEEADSEATGMEGDTSESQEACSQELFSSQEEASQSQQQEVAGEEETEECAWVTLTNAARSPASRRLQILRRNPRKSKEELIKAVMNHYNRESRKTQE